From the Schistocerca piceifrons isolate TAMUIC-IGC-003096 chromosome 2, iqSchPice1.1, whole genome shotgun sequence genome, the window TGTAAGGACCAGCAGATATATCGATAGATGAATATGTAGGGTATGTGTAGCTGCCACCGTACGAGATTTCGAACAGGTAATATTTGGACGGATCGGTCTTGTAGCTGATAGGCACCCTGAGGAGCTGGAGAGGTTCGGCTACTTCCGAGTAGGTGGCTGTGGCGACGACCTTCCAGTCGGACACGCCATACGGAGTCTCGCTCATGGTGATCCTGATGTTCTGCTGCTCCGGGCCTATCTCCAGAGTGGCGTAGTTGCGCACGTGGCTGCTGAGGTAGAGTGCGTTCACCTGGTAGGCGCCAGTGTAGTTGTGTGGGGTGTTGAAGGCGCCCATGCAGCACTTCATCTCGCCCGCGTAGTCCGCCGGGTCTTGGAACAGCACAGTCGTCTTCGGGTACGAAGCTGAAAATAC encodes:
- the LOC124777715 gene encoding uncharacterized protein LOC124777715, which codes for MLREAAALLLIAAVASASYPKTTVLFQDPADYAGEMKCCMGAFNTPHNYTGAYQVNALYLSSHVRNYATLEIGPEQQNIRITMSETPYGVSDWKVVATATYSEVAEPLQLLRVPISYKTDPSKYYLFEISYGGSYTYPTYSSIDISAGPYKTSYNAFILGIDYEKA